One genomic window of Quercus lobata isolate SW786 chromosome 9, ValleyOak3.0 Primary Assembly, whole genome shotgun sequence includes the following:
- the LOC115960081 gene encoding auxin-responsive protein IAA11 isoform X1, protein MQGVVVLGGATRSGSVSTLSMEDNNLVLSSEDSSSPDESELELGLGLSLGGTACKPQQHYARILTAKDFPSVGSSVSVSVSASSSSSSSSSSCSSSLSRANVTAGTKRSADSVAAANGASSQVVGWPPIRSYRMNSLVNQAKLPATEEFNSLIGNSKNSNTVVGKGTNNCSDKNNGSAKENGRLRSSLFVKVNMDGTPIGRKVDLSAHRCYETLAQTLEDMFHTSTSTISSIRSSGEEHDKATRSSKMLGGSSDFVLTYEDKEGDWMLVGDVPWGMFINSVRRLKIMRTSEAKGLAPRSEERNGRQRTNPI, encoded by the exons ATGCAGGGTGTTGTTGTTCTTGGAGGTGCTACAAGAAGTGGGTCGGTATCCACTTTGTCAATGGAGGACAACAACCTAGTCTTGTCCTCTGAGGATTCTTCTAGCCCAGATGAGTCTGAGCTTGAGTTGGGTCTTGGCTTAAGCCTTGGTGGTACTGCTTGCAAGCCCCAACAACACTATGCTAGGATTTTGACTGCCAAGGATTTTCCTTCTGTGGGTTCTTcagtttcagtttcagtttcagcttcttcttcttcgtcatcttcatcttcttcttgttcCTCCTCATTGAGCAGAGCTAATGTTACTGCTGGGACCAAGAGAAGTGCTGATTCTGTTGCTGCTGCTAATGGTGCCAG CAGTCAGGTTGTGGGATGGCCTCCTATAAGATCATATAGAATGAATAGTTTGGTCAACCAAGCAAAATTACCAGCCACTGAAGAATTCAACTCACTGATTGGGAACAGTAAAAACAGCAATACTGTGGTTGGGAAGGGAACTAACAATTGTAGTGACAAGAACAATGGTAGTGCCAAAGAAAATGGGCGCTTAAGGAGTTCTCTGTTTGTGAAAGTGAATATGGATGGAACTCCTATTGGAAGGAAGGTTGATCTGAGTGCACACAGATGCTATGAAACCTTGGCACAAACTCTGGAGGATATGTTTCACACATCAACTTCAACAATTAGCTCAATAC GATCAAGTGGGGAGGAACATGACAAAGCAACAAGATCATCAAAAATGCTGGGTGGATCATCTGATTTTGTGCTTACATATGAAGACAAAGAGGGAGACTGGATGCTTGTTGGGGATGTTCCTTGGGG GATGTTCATTAACTCTGTAAGGAGGCTAAAAATTATGAGGACATCTGAAGCTAAGGGACTTG CTCCAAGGTCAGAAGAAAGGAATGGGAGGCAAAGAACCAATCCCATCTAG
- the LOC115960081 gene encoding auxin-responsive protein IAA11 isoform X2 codes for MQGVVVLGGATRSGSVSTLSMEDNNLVLSSEDSSSPDESELELGLGLSLGGTACKPQQHYARILTAKDFPSVGSSVSVSVSASSSSSSSSSSCSSSLSRANVTAGTKRSADSVAAANGASQVVGWPPIRSYRMNSLVNQAKLPATEEFNSLIGNSKNSNTVVGKGTNNCSDKNNGSAKENGRLRSSLFVKVNMDGTPIGRKVDLSAHRCYETLAQTLEDMFHTSTSTISSIRSSGEEHDKATRSSKMLGGSSDFVLTYEDKEGDWMLVGDVPWGMFINSVRRLKIMRTSEAKGLAPRSEERNGRQRTNPI; via the exons ATGCAGGGTGTTGTTGTTCTTGGAGGTGCTACAAGAAGTGGGTCGGTATCCACTTTGTCAATGGAGGACAACAACCTAGTCTTGTCCTCTGAGGATTCTTCTAGCCCAGATGAGTCTGAGCTTGAGTTGGGTCTTGGCTTAAGCCTTGGTGGTACTGCTTGCAAGCCCCAACAACACTATGCTAGGATTTTGACTGCCAAGGATTTTCCTTCTGTGGGTTCTTcagtttcagtttcagtttcagcttcttcttcttcgtcatcttcatcttcttcttgttcCTCCTCATTGAGCAGAGCTAATGTTACTGCTGGGACCAAGAGAAGTGCTGATTCTGTTGCTGCTGCTAATGGTGCCAG TCAGGTTGTGGGATGGCCTCCTATAAGATCATATAGAATGAATAGTTTGGTCAACCAAGCAAAATTACCAGCCACTGAAGAATTCAACTCACTGATTGGGAACAGTAAAAACAGCAATACTGTGGTTGGGAAGGGAACTAACAATTGTAGTGACAAGAACAATGGTAGTGCCAAAGAAAATGGGCGCTTAAGGAGTTCTCTGTTTGTGAAAGTGAATATGGATGGAACTCCTATTGGAAGGAAGGTTGATCTGAGTGCACACAGATGCTATGAAACCTTGGCACAAACTCTGGAGGATATGTTTCACACATCAACTTCAACAATTAGCTCAATAC GATCAAGTGGGGAGGAACATGACAAAGCAACAAGATCATCAAAAATGCTGGGTGGATCATCTGATTTTGTGCTTACATATGAAGACAAAGAGGGAGACTGGATGCTTGTTGGGGATGTTCCTTGGGG GATGTTCATTAACTCTGTAAGGAGGCTAAAAATTATGAGGACATCTGAAGCTAAGGGACTTG CTCCAAGGTCAGAAGAAAGGAATGGGAGGCAAAGAACCAATCCCATCTAG
- the LOC115960080 gene encoding MDIS1-interacting receptor like kinase 1, with translation MQLKTQLFSLFFLYCYIGCYVIGLAAAIDDEVNVLLSIKAGFIDPLDSLQNWKLPDNAAGGNATHCNWTGVWCNSNGAVEKLDLSHLNLSGSISDDLQWLKSLTSLNLSFNDFSSFPNSISNLTALKSLDVSQNSFIGNFPGGLGRLAGLITLNASSNNFSGFLPEDLGNATTLEILDLRGNFFQGSIPKSYKNMDKLKFLGLSGNNLTGKIPGELGQLSSLEKIILGYNQFEGGIPAEFGNLSNLKYLDLAIGNLGGEIPAELGRLKLLETVYLYKNNFRGRIPSSIGNITALICLDLSVNMLSGEIPAEIAELKNLQLLNLMSNKLSGSVPTGLGGLTQLLVLELWNNSLSGSLPSDLGKNSPLQWLDVSSNAFSGEIPPSVCNGGNLTKLILFNNAFLGPIPGSLSTCLSLARVRMQNNFISGTIPVGLGKLGKLDRLELANNSLTGQIPDDISISTSLSFIDFSHNHLQSSLPSTILSIPNLQTFLASNNNLEDEISGQFQDCPSLSVLDLSSNHFYGSITASIASCQKLVSLNLRNNQLTGEIPKEVTMMPTLATLDLSNNSLTGVIPDNFGISPALEMLNVSYNKLEGPVPTNGVLRTINPDDLVGNPGLCGGVLPPCGGILAFTSGQGRLHAKHVIAGWIIGISSFLAILIALFGARTLYKRWYSNGSCFEERFETGNGEWPWRLMAFQRLGFTSADILACIKESNVIGMGATGTVYKAEMPQLNAVVAVKKLWRSSADIETGSSNDLVGEVHVLGRLRHRNIVRLLGCLHNDTNVMIIYEFMQNGNLGEALHGKLAGRLLVDWVSRYNIALGVAQGLAYLHHDCHPPVIHRDIKSNNILLDANLEARIADFGLARMMIRKNETVSMVAGSYGYIAPEYGYTLKVDEKIDIYSYGVVLLELLTGKQPLDREFGESVDIVEWIRRKVRDNKALEEALDPSVGNCKFVQEEMLLVLRLALLCTAKFPKDRPSMRDVITMLGEAKPRRKSSSNNEGSATNKDKPVFTTSPVNGLL, from the exons ATGCAACTGAAAACCCAGTTGTTTTCATTGTTCTTTTTGTACTGTTACATTGGTTGTTATGTTATTGGCCTTGCTGCTGCAATTGATGATGAAGTAAATGTTCTACTTTCAATAAAAGCGGGTTTTATTGATCCATTAGATAGCCTCCAGAATTGGAAATTGCCGGACAATGCAGCAGGAGGGAATGCAACTCATTGTAACTGGACTGGAGTTTGGTGCAACTCCAATGGAGCTGTTGAAAAGCTAGATCTCTCTCACTTGAATCTCAGTGGTAGTATCTCAGATGACTTGCAATGGCTAAAAAGTCTCACTTCTCTCAACTTGAGCTTCAATGACTTCTCGTCATTCCCAAATTCAATTTCCAATCTCACAGCACTGAAGAGCCTTGATGTCAGCCAGAATTCCTTTATAGGAAACTTTCCAGGAGGCCTAGGAAGGTTGGCTGGCCTAATAACCTTAAATGCTTCGAGCAACAATTTCTCAGGTTTTCTACCTGAGGATCTTGGAAATGCTACTACCTTGGAGATCCTGGATCTCAGAGGGAATTTCTTCCAAGGCTCCATTCCCAAGTCCTACAAGAACATGGACAAGTTGAAGTTTCTTGGCCTCTCTGGTAATAATCTCACAGGGAAAATACCAGGGGAGCTTGGGCAGCTTTCATCACTAGAAAAAATTATTCTTGGTTATAATCAATTCGAAGGTGGAATCCCAGCGGAGTTTGGAAATCTCAGCAATCTCAAGTATCTTGATTTAGCAATTGGCAATCTTGGTGGTGAGATTCCAGCTGAATTGGGAAGGCTAAAGCTACTAGAGACAGTATACTTGTACAAGAACAATTTTCGAGGCAGAATTCCAAGTTCCATTGGCAACATCACTGCATTAATTTGTCTGGATCTCTCTGTTAACATGTTGTCAGGAGAAATTCCAGCTGAGATAGCTGAGCTGAAGAACTTGCAGCTCTTGAATCTTATGAGCAACAAGTTGTCAGGTTCAGTTCCTACTGGACTAGGAGGGTTGACTCAGTTACTGGTTCTTGAGCTGTGGAATAATTCTTTATCAGGCTCATTGCCCAGTGATCTTGGCAAGAATTCACCATTGCAGTGGTTGGACGTGTCATCCAATGCATTCTCTGGTGAGATTCCACCGAGTGTGTGCAATGGGGGCAATCTCACAAAGCTCATTCTTTTCAACAATGCCTTTTTGGGGCCAATTCCAGGTAGCTTATCAACATGTCTCTCACTTGCCCGTGTTCGAATGcagaataattttatttctgGGACAATTCCTGTGGGGCTTGGCAAACTTGGGAAGCTTGACAGGTTAGAATTGGCAAATAATAGTCTTACTGGTCAGATCCCAGATGATATTTCTATTTCTACATCgctttcttttattgatttctcTCATAACCACCTCCAATCTTCTCTGCCTTCCACcattctttccattccaaatctgCAAACCTTCCTGGCCTCAAACAATAACTTAGAAGATGAAATCTCTGGCCAATTCCAAGACTGTCCTTCACTTTCTGTGCTTGATCTCTCATCGAACCATTTCTATGGAAGCATTACAGCAAGCATTGCTTCATGTCAGAAATTGGTATCTTTGAATCTCAGGAACAACCAACTGACCGGAGAAATCCCCAAGGAAGTTACAATGATGCCCACTTTGGCCACTCTTGATCTATCCAACAACTCTTTGACTGGTGTAATACCAGACAACTTTGGAATTTCTCCAGCCTTAGAAATGCTCAATGTTTCATACAACAAACTAGAAGGACCTGTTCCAACAAATGGTGTGCTAAGAACTATTAACCCGGATGATCTTGTGGGAAACCCTGGTCTATGTGGTGGTGTTCTCCCTCCCTGTGGTGGAATTTTGGCATTCACATCAGGACAGGGGAGATTGCATGCTAAGCACGTCATTGCTGGATGGATCATTGGAATTTCATCctttttagcaattttaatTGCTCTTTTTGGTGCTCGGACCCTATATAAAAGGTGGTATTCGAATGGAAGTTGCTTCGAAGAAAGATTTGAAACAGGCAATGGTGAGTGGCCATGGCGATTGATGGCATTCCAGAGGCTTGGTTTCACCTCTGCTGACATTTTGGCTTGCATTAAGGAATCAAATGTAATTGGAATGGGGGCTACTGGGACTGTGTATAAGGCTGAGATGCCTCAACTAAATGCAGTTGTAGCAGTCAAAAAGCTATGGAGATCATCAGCCGACATTGAAACTGGAAGCAGCAATGACCTTGTTGGAGAGGTGCATGTCCTTGGAAGGTTAAGGCATCGAAATATTGTTCGGTTATTAGGATGTCTTCATAATGACACCAATGTAATGATAATTTATGAGTTTATGCAAAATGGCAACCTTGGGGAAGCCTTGCATGGCAAGCTAGCAGGAAGATTGCTTGTAGACTGGGTTTCAAGGTATAACATAGCACTAGGAGTCGCGCAAGGGCTTGCTTATCTCCACCATGATTGTCACCCACCTGTTATCCATCGAGACATCAAATCAAATAACATACTACTTGATGCAAATCTGGAGGCAAGGATTGCAGATTTTGGGTTGGCAAGGATGATGATCCGGAAGAATGAGACAGTTTCAATGGTGGCTGGATCCTATGGATACATAGCTCCAG AATATGGATACACCTTGAAGGTAGACGAAAAGATTGACATATACAGCTATGGAGTGGTGCTTCTGGAGCTTCTCACAGGAAAGCAGCCATTAGATCGCGAGTTTGGAGAATCAGTCGACATTGTTGAGTGGATACGAAGGAAAGTTAGAGACAATAAAGCATTAGAAGAAGCACTAGACCCCAGTGTAGGAAATTGCAAGTTTGTTCAGGAAGAGATGCTATTAGTCCTTAGACTAGCACTTCTTTGCACTGCCAAGTTCCCAAAGGATAGACCCTCCATGAGGGATGTAATCACAATGCTAGGAGAGGCAAAGCCTAGGAGAAAAAGCAGTAGCAACAATGAAGGAAGTGCAACTAACAAAGACAAGCCTGTCTTTACCACATCACCTGTAAATGGCCTTCTGTAG